In Colletotrichum destructivum chromosome 1, complete sequence, the sequence GTGAGTTTGCCAAAGTACAACGAGACTAGAAAAAGACTAACAAACATGCAGGCAACTGACGAATGGGTTGACATCTTTGGCGTTGTGGTCGAGAGTCACACCAAGTCCGTCGTCACAAAGAACGTTACTGCCCTGTCGACGATTCTCCTCAACTCGCTGGACCTCCGGAGACGCGAGCACGCAaaggagaagctcggcaACATTGCGTCTCAGCGCGTGGCCAAGATCGAGTCTTCAATCAACGAAGTCGCCCTCAAGATGATCTACAAGCTCAATGATGCGGCTTTCCGGCCCATCTTTACGCACATCATCGAGTGGTCCACGCAGCTCCCCAAGCAAGATGTCGCCGGACGCGCGCTGCGCCGCTTCAGCGTATACGGGTTCCTGCAGATGTTCTTCGAGAGCCTCAAATCGATCGTCACCAACTACGCAACCTACATTgtggacgacgccgtcgaaaTCATCAAGACGTGCGACTTCAAGCTGCCGGAGCAGAAGGAGCTGTGGCGGCGCGTCCTGTCGACTCTGGCAAGGTGCTTCGAGCACGACCAGGACGATTTCTGGCAAGCGCCCGCGCATTTCAGCAAGGTCGCGCCGGTGCTCACCGCGCAGTTCCTCAACGCCTCTTCCGTTGACCTGTCGGCCGAGCTGatccccgccgtcgtcgaatTGGCGTCTGCGGCAGACTCCCAGGAGCATCAAAAGGAGCTCAACAGCACGATCCTCCGCCACCTGCGGTCTGAGCAGGCGTCGGTCCGTCTCGCGGCCGTCAAGTGCCAgcaggagctcgccgagaagcttggcGAGGAATGGTTGTCGGCGCTGCCTGAGATGTTGCCTTACATCAGCGAGCtccaggacgacgacgacgaggtggtcGAGCGCGAGACGCACCGGTGGATCGTTAAGATCGAGGGTGTCCTTGGCGAAAGCCTGGACTCCATGTTGCAGTAAGAGGGGGCTCGTAGTGTGCAAGAAAACTGGAGAAAGGGGCCTGTAAGGCTTGAGAAGAGGGTATCGATCGGACGGAGATTCGGACCTTTGAGTGTGGACGATTTCGTGtaataaaaaataaaacatagataaagaaaaaaaaggggtGGGATTTTGAGACGTCATTTGGACATTAAAAAGCGGGAACGGCCACGCCGGAGTGTCCGGACGGCAAGAAGTGGGGACATGAGACGTCACTTGCCCGTGTAGCCCGGCTACGTTGTTTAGCCTCCGGTGACGCAGAGCTGAGAAAAGGTTGCATGTAATTGGATTTAGACAAAAGCTCCTGATTTCCTAAAGTCAAACACAATTTTCACACTTTCAATTTCGCTTCGCCCAGTCGCCTTGCATTGCCACAAGTGCGTCGCACATACATATGAACCCTTGGACTTCGAcatcccccccttcccgtTTCGTTCCGCCTTGTCCCGCAATCCGCAATTGCGCTCTTTGACAACTCACCGATACCGAACGCCTCAACCTCCCGGCCCGTTATCGTGCCCACTTGGCGTTTGCCTAAGCCTGCGCAAACCATCGGGCATaacccaccgccgccctgaTCTTGTGACAAATGTTAAATAAAGCTCAGCCTGAGGTTGAGTCTGTGGGGTTCCTATATATGACATACAGCTCCTACGGCCCCGTTATAGCAGGTGTGGTGGTGTGATTCAAAGCTCGAAATGGCCTCATCGAAAGTTGCACAACAATATTGGAGAAGTCTGGCCCGGCCCGGACGCCGGGGGCCCGCCGGAACTGCGTTGCAGCTCGAGACCGTGACTAACACGAGTCTTGTGAAGCATCGCAACAGTACGAGCTCAAGTTCGCCAACGAGTCAGTCACAGCTTTCATCAACTTAGTCACTTTCATCATCTCCCGCTCCCCTTATCCCCAGAGAGCGAAGCAGGAATGGGAACAAACCAACTAACACAACGGGACAGAACAGAAACGCGAAAGAGTCGTCGTGTTGGGCTCGGGATGGGCAGGCTACGCCTTCGCCCGCGAACTGGACCCCAAGAAGTACGAGCGCATCCTCATCTCGCCGCGCTCCTACTTCGTCTTCACCCCTTTGctggcctcgacctcggtcGGCACCCTCGAGTTCCGCTCCATCCTTGAGCCCGTCCGCCGGCTGGGCTTGGACTCCTTCCACGAAGCCTGGGCGGACGACATTGACTTCTCCAAGAAGCTCATCCGCATCGAAAAGGTTACGTCGGGCGACGCCACCTCCCGCACGCTCCCAGCGAGGGAGCCACACCTCCCCAAGAAAGGAGAGGTGATTGACGTGCCTTACGACAAGCTAGTCATCTCCGTCGGGGCGTACTCGCAGACTTTCGGTatcgagggcgtcaaggagTATGCCAGTTTTCTGAGGGACGTGGGCGATGCGAGGAGCATTCGTCTGAGGGTGCTCCAGTGCTTCGAAAAGGCCGACTGGCCTACGACCACGGATGAGCAGCGGAAAAAATTGTTGCACTTTGCCGTCGTAGGAGGCGGACCAACCGGAATTGAGGTCTGTTtctcttgtcgtcgtcgtcgtcgtcgtcgtcgtcttcgatTCTTCTTtatctctttctttcttggaACCTGCTGCTGACTCAACTTCcagttcgccgccgagctgcacGATCTCATCCATGATGACCTCTCCAAGCTGTACCCGCACCTCATGGAGTACATTGACATCACGATCTACGACATCGCACCCAAGGTCCTGCCCATGTTCGACCAGCAGCTCGCCTCCtacgccgaggacctcttCCGCCGCCAGGGCATCAAGGTGAAGACGGAGCACCACCTGCAGCGCATCCGgcccgacgaggacgacgcgcTCGGCACGCTGAAgctcaagatcaaggagtacggcgacgatgaggtcggGGCCGGCATCGTGGTGTGGAGCACAGGGTTGATGCAGAACCCGCTGGTTCAGACGATCATGAAGAAAGAGCTGCGTAATCCCAACGCGGAGGCcgtggcggccgagggggaaggaagggaagagaCGGGCACGGTGAAGTTTCTGAAGGCGGAGAAGAGTGCCGGCATCGTCACGGACTCTTGTTTGCGAgtccgcctcgacgacccggcGGACGCGAAGGCCGTTCTGCCGGATGTGTATTCGATGGGAGACTGCTCCGTGCTGGAGACCGAGACactgccggcgacggcgcaggTCGCCAGCCAGCAGGCCGTGTACCTCGCCAAGGCGCTCAACAaggcggccggggccggggcaGGGCAGAGCAAGCCGTTCAAGTTCCGCAATCTGGGGACGATGGCGTATCTCGGAAGCTGGAAGGCGATTCACCAGAGCTCCGCGGACGAGCTGAAGGGCCGTGCAGGTATGTTGCGATGAGTTTGAGAGATGCATCCGGGGGGGACAATCTGCTAACAAGCTGGTCTGCAGCCTGGATCTTGTGGCGTTGCGCGTACCTGACCAAGTCGATGAGCATTCGGAACAAGATCCTGGTGCCTGTTTACTGGTTTATCACTTGGGTTTTCGGAAGGGGCATTTCCCGGTTCTGAGCGATGGGGAACTTTGGGGGTGCCAAAGCCTCTTTCTGGGGTCGTTGGAGCATAATCTCGGCCATCATGAGGTCTGGTTTTTTTGTCTGCAAGCCTTTGTTTTTGGAAATATGTAAGATACGGACGAGAAGTTGCGGCGGTTAACCTCTGGCGAAGAGTAGGTCCAGATTTGATCTGCAATCTCCTTGGTTTTTTCTTAAGCGATAGACTTAGACAGAGGAAGGCAACCCGGACACCTGCGATAGGTTCATGGGGAAGATCGGTAGTCTCTGCCTGGCTGCGTACCGTACAGAATACCCCGTTCCATTACAGCACACTAGACTTGGTCGGAACATGTTGCAGTGGCATTGGGCATGTTTCATAGAACCCTGGAGCCGCGAGCGGTTGATAGATAAATGTGCTTGGACTTCGCCATAACAAGTCACTTACATCGACAGGGGCAAATAGACAAATCGGGATCGGGAGCACCAAAGTGAACCTCGGCAACGCAGCATCTGATGTCTCTTATCGGGCCGGTACACGACGGTCCTATCGAATGAAAAGATCTTGTATATTTATGTTCGTCAATCATGCCCTGCAAATCTCAACACTGTTTTAACTGATCTATTGGCGCGCTGAAACCTTTTAGTACTGGGGGTATCCTGATTGCGAGGGGAAGCGGGTGCCATTAACACCCTGAACACCCTGGCCAAGCTGGCTAGCAACGACGGTCGCCTCCCGCACCGCACGCGCAACGGTGCCTCTAACACGGCCCTCCTCAAGCACCAGCAGCCCGCCGATCGTGCAGCCGCCAGGCGTGCTGACCTTGTCCCGCAGAAGAGCCGGGTGATCGCCGTTCTGgaccagggcggcggcgcccttcATGGTCTGGGCAGCCATCCTCTGGGCCTCGGCACGAGGGAGGCCCATGGCCACtgcgccgtcgatggcggcctcgaggacgagcgaAAAGAAGGCCGGGCCGGAGCCGCATAGAGCTGTGCTGGCGTCCATGTTGTTGGCGGGCAGGTACACGACGTCGCCGATGCGCTTGAAGATCCAGGTGACGAGGCTCGCGGTCTGAGGAGGCAGCGGGTACGTCggggcgccgatgacggtcATGCTCTCGCGGATGAGCGAGGCGGTGTTGGGGAGAGCGCGGATGACGCGGCAccggccgtcttcctcggggTTTTTGGTCGGCGCGGCGCCGTGAAGGATCTCCTCCAGGTGCGTCTCAGTGACGCCGGCGCAGATGCTGACGAGCAGCTTGCCGTGGAGGGCGCGGGCCATGCCGGGCTCGCTGAGGACGTCCTTGACCATGTAGGGCTTGcaggcgaggatgatgacctCGGACTGGTGGACCGAGTTGACGTTGTCATTCTGGACGACCTTGAGGACGGAAGAGTGCTCCCAGAGCGCCTTCTTGACCTTCTTGGCACTCTCGGGCCGGCGCACGCAGGCGATGAAGCGCGAGGGGAGGCGGGTGGGAACCTCGTCGTACAACGGAGTGGAGGTGCCGGACGCCGAAGGAGTCTGGAGAGGCCTGGGAGCCTGCATCTCCACGAGAGAGGTGAGGATACCGTTAAGAATGGCGATACCCATGGTTCCTGTTCCCGGCGTCAGTCAAATTCGGGCTTCATCTTGAGGGCTTGACAGCCCAGGGAGACTCTCACCGCAACCAAGGACGGTCATTGTTAGCTCCGAAGAGCTGTAGTCTCCCATGACAGACATGGCTAAGGGGGGTTGAATGATGATGATATGAAAGGGAATTGCGATGTAAGTGACGCTTCCACAGTGCTCCTTGTTGGAAGGCTTGTTTGATTACAGGGGGAAAAGCCACAAAAAAAACCAGCTCCGTTTGCACAGTAAAGTTCAATGCGCCGATGAGTTCTTTGATTGTCAAAACCGCTCAGCCTTATCAGTCAAAAGCACAGGAATAAAgatgaagaaaaaggagTTTCCCGGCCAATATTGTTATCCACCTCTCATGGAAAAGAGAAGCTCTCCACTGTTCCGATATCGTCCGCTCTCATCCACTGAACTCTCTTTTCTCAGACGCTAAACTAAAAACAGACTTAGCGTCAACCTTATACCTTTCGCACAGTGCTCACCATCCAGAAAGTACTTGAAGATGGAGGTAAATTCAGAGGACTCCCCTGTGGGAAATTCGCCTGCTGCTACTCCAGCTTCAGCGTGGGCGACCCATTACAGCAGCTTTGATTCTCAGCAAGAGCATCGACCTGATCTCATCAACGACCTCAGTCCGGGCATTGTCAGCGAATTCGACAACTACCCTGACACGTCTCCCCCAGTCCCAATCGCCCGAAGCCGAGTACGACGACAACTGGGACTCAGCAGAGATGGCGGACCCTTTCGAGGTTCGGATGCGCTTCACGGCCCAGCTCCAGCATCTCAACGCATCTGTCACCTCGGCTCAGAAGGCCGCTCAGTATGCCCTCAAGTACAAggacatggacgaggacCTGCATTCTTGCATCCTCGAGCAGTTGGAGCGGGTGAGTCTGTCACgaaaaataaaacaaaaatGAAATAAGAACTTGGTAGAGATCGGTGCTGATTTCTCATTTCCCTCCAGAACAACATGAACACTCGCGCCAACATCATGTACTTCATCGAGCATTTCCTGGAGATGGCTCAGAAGGAGAAGCACATCGACTATGTCCGCATGATGCAGCGCGACATCatccgcatcgtcgacgcaGTCGCTCCTGATGACGGATCTGGCGCCGCCAATGTCAAGGTCGTCAGAAGAGTGAGTTACCCTctcgcttctctctctctctctctctctctctctctctcacacacacaccttgCTTATGTGACTTGGGTGAATGAGTTACTGACGTGCAAACTAGGTTCTCCGGGGTCTCCAGCAGAAGGACTTCCTTGAGGCGCgcaccgtcgacgagattGAAGAGGTTCTCAAGGAGCGCGAGACCAGCGCCCACGACGCTGGCCTCTCATCGCCCGTTAACGGCGACGTTGAAATGGGCgacgcgccgcccgcccagTCGCTCCCGACCAACGGCCGGGCCCTGCGGCTGGAGAAGCGCCAGATCGAGCAGCGCATCGAAGAAGACCGCGAGCGCCACAAGCGTCTCCGCGAGAACATCTGGGCGATCGGGGCCCAGGAcaacgccgaggtcgacaagatctgggaggagacgagcgacttcggcgacgacgaccacatcctcgccgaggaggagttTGCCGAGTTCACTCAGGCCATGCAGCACTCGTGCCCCCCTAAGCCACCCGCCGGCCCTGCCAGCACTCGCATCGTGAATGGTAAGAAGCGTTGAGGGCTGCCAAGGGGATCACTTCGTCAGCTTCGCATGGGCATATCTTGGCGTTCGGGAAGGCGGAGAATTGGCGTTCAAAGGGTCGGTTTCGGCGGCTGGGTTCTATACAGGTACTATTTTTGGGCAGTACCGGGCCTTGGGGTTCCCATCAAACAGTAGCTTAAGCAACAACAGGACGATGAACTGTATTGTCACGTTCACAGATttcaagagagagagaaaaaacGAGACACTTGTGCAGTAAATAGATGGTGGCGTGTGTATGTCTTTGATAATATTGTTACATGGGTGTTTATACACTCATACACGTCCGTCTAGACCAATCCAATCCAGATGTCCGACAACAATGCTCCCCTCCCGAGGTTCGTGCTTCCTCACACTCCCGAAAGTagggcgcgcgcgcgtgtgcGCGCGCTCGTTTCCCAAACCAGCCAACCCGGTCAGCCATCAGGGCGGTTTACTCCATAGTGACGGTGGCGCCAAGCTCCTTCATCGTGGCGAtgatcttctcggcctcgtccttggcTACGTTCTCCTTCATCAGCTTCGGCGCGCTCTCGACGAATTTCTTGCTGTCCACCAAGCTGAGACCCAGCAGGTTCTTGACTTCCTTGATGACCTTGGCcttcgcggcggcgtcaaagGCAGTGAGCTTGATGTTGAAGAcgctcttctcggcggctGCCGGCGCagcctcctcgacctccgcaGCCGCGGCAGGGGCTGCTgcgggagcggcggcgaAACCACCGACAGGAAGATCGGGAATGTTCAGCTTGGACTGCAATTGAGCGGAAGACGGTCAGCATCAGCTCCTTAGTGTGTTCCCAtccaccacccctcccctctaCTACGAGTCCATTCGGGGGATGGTTGGATGGAtgcaacgcaacgcaaccCCTCCCCGTTCGTTGTGCCTTTTTTCAACTAACCTTCAAGCTTGAAACGAGGTCTGCGGTCTCGAGAAGGGTAAGGGTGCTAATctggtcgacgatggcggcgatctTGGGGTTCGTGGgagcggcggcctcggtAGAGTTGTGTCTTCGTGCGGTGGCGGGCGTTCGGATCTGGAAGAGGGATGTCGAGGCACGCAACGAGCCGGTGGCACGGAGCTGACGGGCGCAGCTCTGGGCTGCGTATCTGCAAGAGAGCGCCATTTGTATGATCTGTGTGTGAAGAGATGAGAGCAGAAAAGAGGCGAGGGCCCAATTGAGACGTTGTTGAGGGAGCGGAGCGGGTTTGTCGTCGAGTCGGCCTCTCACGCAAGCAGGGAGGTTCTAGCTCGGGATATCTCTGGCTTGAAGTTTTTCGAGCTCACGAACGGTTCCAGTCGCGTGAACGGGTTGCAGAGAGTCGTCCGAGTTCTGATTGGCCCGGGACCTTTGTAGCGCCGCCTTCCGCCCTTGGGGGGGCAGGAGCTGCAGGGACCCCGGTCGGGTCGCTCCATctgaaggaaaaaaaaagttgcCTTTGGCTGGGGCGGCAGGGTCCTTCTCGTAGTaggagagaaaaaaataATTGGAGGTACATACAAACCGGCCTCTCATGAACAtcaccgccggcgacgtATCTTGAGATTGAGCCGCGACAATGACTTCGATAGACGTGTCAGCGCAGAGGAGCGCTCTCCTgagcgacgccgtcgtcctggAGCATTTACCCACCGAAATTCTAGAGGTCATAAGAAATCACACGGCCTCaaacctcctcgacgccgtcgcggagGCCGCTCTTATCCCCCAACTTACAGATCGAATTTTCATTCACTTTGAGAATGTCTTTCCCGACATCTGCGCCCGTTGGCTCCTCAACCCCAGAAATCAAACCAGCAATGGCCCCGTCCTTGCTTCTCTTGCAAGGATACTGTCCTTCGCCCCGTACTTGTCGGAATTCCTACAACATGTCATGAAAGAGGACTTGACCAAGACGCCGCCCCAAGGACCCCAGGCGCTGAACCTCCGATTCCCCGACCTCACCACTTTCACTCCCGCCCAAGACTCCGACCTCTTGCGGCTTCTGCTGGCCGCATGGCGGCTGGTCTGTTTCGACCAGAGGACCTACGGTATCCTGGTCTCACCAACTCACATGCAGACTCTCTTCACACATGAGAGCCGCGCCGTCCGGTACTTGGCGATCCGGATATTCAGCCAACTTCTCCGTGCAGCCGACTCGAAATTGGAAGCTCTCATCCGCGAGCATGTTGGGACGAAGGTGGCTATCCTCGCTGACTTTGACGGGCTCCAAGTAGACTATGGGTTCCTCAGTCTGTATGAAGATGCACGGGTCAAGAAGGTCGCGGCTCTGCGCCGTGAGCTTCGCGATGCTTCTCAGAGCAATCAAATCCATCCTGTCCCTCCGCAAAGCCTGACCCCCTTCGTTGCGTGCTACGGCAAGACAATCTTGCCGCGACCGTCCGGACCGGTCGAGAAGAACTCGTCTCTCGTGCTGACGTCCACTACTACCCAAAATCTCGAGActctcgcccgtctcctcaAAAATGCAAGCCCGATTCTGCTGCACGGTCTTCCCGGCTCTGGAAAGACATCGTTAGTCCACGAAATCGCCAAGGAGTTTGGAAAACATTCTGAGATGGTGACATTACACATCAATGAGCAGACAGACGCCAAGATGCTCATTGGGCTCTACTCAACAGACTCGAAGCCGGGAACGTTCTCGTGGAGGGCCGGTGTTCTGACGACTGCCGTCAGAGAAGGTCGTTGGGTCCTCATCGAAGACTTGGACAGGGCGCCGAACGAAGTCATCAGCACAATCCTACCCCTGATCGAACGAGGCGAGCTTCTCATTCCGAGTAGGGGTGAACGGatcaaggccgccaacgGATTCCGCCTTTTCGCCACAGTGAGAAGCTCCCGGGGCATGCATGGCCGGGAAACGCTCCCAAACCTACTCGGCATGCGATTCTGGCAGCTGCTTTCTGTACACACGCCCACGGAGACCGAGTTGCaggacatcgtcgtcgggtcCTACCCCGTCCTCCACAAATTTGCCCCAGGGATTCTCGCCGTTTACCGACGCTTGTCGAAACCGATGTCTGGAAGCATGCCCTTCTCATCCAGCCGTGGTATGGCTGACCGCCAGATCAGCTTGCGGGATCTTCTGCGATGGTGCAGACGCCTCACAGCCACGCTTTCTGCGGCGGGATGCACCACTGGCGAAGAGCCTATTACCGATACCACCCGGAACTGGATGTTCATGGAGGCCGTCGACTGCTTCGTTGCTGGCATTCCGGACGTTCAAGTCAAGCAACATCTGATCTttggcatcgccgaggaAATGCACATGGCGAAGGAGCTGGTAGAGTACCACTTCGACCAATACATTCCTCAGCTGGAGCAAAGCGACAGCCAGTTCAAAATCGGCCGCGCAATACTGCGCAAGCGCAAAGAGCGAGTGaacaaggctgccctcgCTAAGAAGCCGTTTGCTAGCACAACGCATGCAAAGAAGTTGCTGGAGCagaccgccgtcgccgtgaACCTAGGCGAGCCGATCCTGCTCGTTGGTGAGACCGGTATCGGAAAGACGACTGTCGTTCAGCAGTTGGCCGACACCCTGGGTCACAAGCTGGTCGCCATCAACTTGTCTCAGCAGAGCGAGGCCGGTGATCTCCTTGGTGGCTTTAAGCCCGTCAACGTAAGGAGTCTGGCCGTTCCCCTGAAAGAGGAATTCGAGGACTTGTTCTCTGCGACA encodes:
- a CDS encoding Putative CID domain, CTD kinase subunit gamma Ctk3; translated protein: MEKRSSPLVNLIPFAQCSPSRKYLKMELQRGRPITAALILSKSIDLISSTTSVRALSANSTTTLTRLPQSQSPEAEYDDNWDSAEMADPFEVRMRFTAQLQHLNASVTSAQKAAQYALKYKDMDEDLHSCILEQLERNNMNTRANIMYFIEHFLEMAQKEKHIDYVRMMQRDIIRIVDAVAPDDGSGAANVKVVRRVLRGLQQKDFLEARTVDEIEEVLKERETSAHDAGLSSPVNGDVEMGDAPPAQSLPTNGRALRLEKRQIEQRIEEDRERHKRLRENIWAIGAQDNAEVDKIWEETSDFGDDDHILAEEEFAEFTQAMQHSCPPKPPAGPASTRIVNGKKR
- a CDS encoding Putative pyrroline-5-carboxylate reductase, 6-phosphogluconate dehydrogenase-like domain superfamily, with amino-acid sequence MSVMGDYSSSELTMTVLGCGTMGIAILNGILTSLVEMQAPRPLQTPSASGTSTPLYDEVPTRLPSRFIACVRRPESAKKVKKALWEHSSVLKVVQNDNVNSVHQSEVIILACKPYMVKDVLSEPGMARALHGKLLVSICAGVTETHLEEILHGAAPTKNPEEDGRCRVIRALPNTASLIRESMTVIGAPTYPLPPQTASLVTWIFKRIGDVVYLPANNMDASTALCGSGPAFFSLVLEAAIDGAVAMGLPRAEAQRMAAQTMKGAAALVQNGDHPALLRDKVSTPGGCTIGGLLVLEEGRVRGTVARAVREATVVASQLGQGVQGVNGTRFPSQSGYPQY
- a CDS encoding Putative FAD/NAD(P)-binding domain, FAD/NAD(P)-binding domain superfamily; the encoded protein is MASSKVAQQYWRSLARPGRRGPAGTALQLETVTNTSLVKHRNKQKRERVVVLGSGWAGYAFARELDPKKYERILISPRSYFVFTPLLASTSVGTLEFRSILEPVRRLGLDSFHEAWADDIDFSKKLIRIEKVTSGDATSRTLPAREPHLPKKGEVIDVPYDKLVISVGAYSQTFGIEGVKEYASFLRDVGDARSIRLRVLQCFEKADWPTTTDEQRKKLLHFAVVGGGPTGIEFAAELHDLIHDDLSKLYPHLMEYIDITIYDIAPKVLPMFDQQLASYAEDLFRRQGIKVKTEHHLQRIRPDEDDALGTLKLKIKEYGDDEVGAGIVVWSTGLMQNPLVQTIMKKELRNPNAEAVAAEGEGREETGTVKFLKAEKSAGIVTDSCLRVRLDDPADAKAVLPDVYSMGDCSVLETETLPATAQVASQQAVYLAKALNKAAGAGAGQSKPFKFRNLGTMAYLGSWKAIHQSSADELKGRAAWILWRCAYLTKSMSIRNKILVPVYWFITWVFGRGISRF
- a CDS encoding Putative large ribosomal subunit protein bL12; its protein translation is MALSCRYAAQSCARQLRATGSLRASTSLFQIRTPATARRHNSTEAAAPTNPKIAAIVDQISTLTLLETADLVSSLKSKLNIPDLPVGGFAAAPAAAPAAAAEVEEAAPAAAEKSVFNIKLTAFDAAAKAKVIKEVKNLLGLSLVDSKKFVESAPKLMKENVAKDEAEKIIATMKELGATVTME